From the genome of Prunus persica cultivar Lovell chromosome G8, Prunus_persica_NCBIv2, whole genome shotgun sequence:
tcctcccaTATTTCGGAAGTATATTCTAGTCCAAATTCCAGGTTCATGATATTACATCTACATCTGCTGGTGGACAGTTATCGAGGAATTTGACATATATGCATCAACAATATAATTTAGTCTCACAAATATGCAAACAACTAGTCTTTGGCTTACTCGTAGTTGTATGTGTAGACTATTATTCTACTAATTATTTGGACTTTGTttttaactaatttattttagtcCAACTGTGGATACAAAACCCACATCTTATTTGTTCGTATTAGAGCTAGACTTTCATAACATTAATAACTATAGTGCACATGCTTAATTAGTTTGCAAATTTAGCTTTGTAGTCGGTCCACAGTTGATCAACTGTCTTCCCAAGCAGCTCGTGAAAGAAGCTGTCACTATAGCCATCTCTCATCTTCTTGTTCAGTTGAGCCACAAACCCTTGTTGTTGATGAAGACCATTGCAATAGTCCAGGAACCTTGCAGTCACTGAAGAACCTTGCTTCCAACTTAGACCTTCACCCGGTTTTGCCCAACTATGGGGCACATAATTTGCCTTCAACCTCACAAAGTCTGCAATCCCTTCTATCAATCCATTTGGAGCTTGATGATTTGCATGACTCTGCCATATATGTGTCATCTCATGGTAAAGTACCCCACTGAACTCTGTTTTTATGTCACCCGGTATGCTCTGGATACAAGGTATCAAATATGACAGCAACAGTATGAGGTTAAAAAATACGGAAATATTGAAATCGGTTAAATATCAACAAAACATGAAGCTATCATGTAGAGTTTTTATTCACGTGCGCTCTAAAAAAGTCATCATGAACTTCTCATAGTTCAGTGATCTCACTGTTCATTAACTAAATTGACATTAAAAGTGAGTGCACGATGATTTTTATAGAGTGTAAATATTAACTCTAAGAAAAATTGAATCGAAAGTAATACcataaatatatgaaagaTATCACCAGAAGTTTATACCTCAATGTATTTAGCCCCAACATGAATCTCATTGTTGATGACATGCGCAGTGCCAGGGATGTTATCCACAAACAAGCTTACGTTTTTCACGTTCTTTCTATCTGCCGGTGTAGTTTCATTGAAGAGGTTCCAAATGAAATTTGTGGCGTTTCCCATTTTTTGCTGGGTGTAGTTCACACCCAGCTTATTTTTGAAGCGCATACCGCCGGGGGTGTTTGGAGCCCGGTTAACGACGGCGTAGTGGACAGCATGAGCCCCATGCAAGGATGCTAGGGCAAGGAGAGAGGCGAGcatgaaagaaaagagaaaacgaGCAGCAGCCATACCCGTAGTGTGTGTTTGTAATAATACTGATCAGTGAGTTTGGAGCTAGTTTAGGTTTTGCATACGGCTCTAGAGCCTCTATGTGCAGATTTATATAGAACTCTATCTCAAATTACTGCTTGActtttctatatatttttctttctaatctctttgttttcttcggTTCTTAACCACAACTCCGTTATCTGTATTTGATATTCATGTATGCAATAAGGTTACTGACTCCTCCTAATAGCAAGTTGCAGGCATCATGCATGGTCCATGCCGTCGAATTATTATGGCCGTTGAAGTTGGTCCACTGCTCTGGACTAGACCATTAACCTTAAAGTACAAAAATATGCATAATAAGCATGTTTGTATGGACTGCTTTTAAGCAGTTATATGTATTTGTCAGGAAGCTTACTATTAAAGGTCATTTAGAAACCATCATTATCTTTCATCTAGATTGGATCATAATAATTTACCCAAGTGTATAGCCCACTTGTGAATCATCTGACCCAACATGGGCCTACTAATCAGGTTAATTATGGGCCTAAACCCCACAAAACCCTaactttatttttagttttcgccctctctctctctcttaatatTGCTTTCCCTCTACATATTATATACCCTGGTCTGCACTTCTTACCAAATAAGGTCGAAGTGTGGTTCACTTCACCCTGTTAGGACTTAAGATCACATATTGGAAAAATAGTATATTAGAGGGCACCCTTTCCTTATAAGTCAATTTTTACGGACATGTTCTACTTATGGGTTCTTAACACACCCAACCCTATCTCTGATGGCCAAAGAATTCAAGGTAACTCTGATACTTACTACAACAAGAACAAATACACAAACATGATATCGAGTTATTTTGACTTCAAAACAGTAATAAGTTATATGTATGGTGATTTATCTACTTCATCCCAAATATTTCATACTCAATTTCGTGTCATGTAAATATTTCATAttgctttattttgtattaGCAACGCAAACAAGATCCGACATGGCACGAGATCATGTCAAAAATCTCATCAAAAACATGTGCTAAGTGTCTGAATTTTATACCTTGGCATGAAGTGAACCATTCATATACACCAAaccaagaaaaagataattaaaaaGGTTTAACTAATATTACAATGGTGTTTGACCGGGGAAAAAAAACGCTATTGATGTGTATCAAAAGACTCGGAACTAAACcaatttacaaatatgaatGAACATAAAATGTATATTTCTATTTTGTGGCCAGTCATTTCCACTGGCCAAAAAACaacagaaattgaaaataaaataaaatctgtagtgtttgtgtttgagatATGAGGAACCAAGGCTGTGACTACGTCTAATGCCACCTCTTATGCAAAGTTTTCCTCAGCCTTTAAGCTTGGCTCCTTCAAGAAAATCTCCcatttttgtgtgtattaaGCAGAAGTAATAGCCTCCATGTCGATCAGTGGCCACTTCCCCTGCGGCTTGGCCCAGAGTAAGCTTGTGCTATAATTGAATTCTTGATGGACTCAAAAGTGGAGCCTCCAAGAGGTCTTGAAGCCTCAACTTGTAGAGAGTAAGAgagcaagaggaagaagatgatcaTGGAAATGGCATTGAAAGCCAAAACAAGAGTAGAAGAATGAGATGTCATTTTCAATACAGTTCCTGCAAAGTTTCGCTTTGATCAGGCAGGAGGCTTAAAGAATGTTGGGATGAATAGGAGATAGCTTACttaatttcttatatatagagattagagagagagagagagagagagagggtacGTACGTGGGAGCTTAGGGAAGAAGCTTTGATTTTCGTTCATTGACTTGGTATTGTGGGCAAGGGTTGTGTTTTTTGAGTCTTATGAGTCTGGAGTTTGAAAATGTAAACCTCAGGCCTTGACTATATTGAAGTTGTTCCAAATTTGAAATGTTGAAATAAGAATTAGTCAATCGTCGGGCCAACATTACAGTTAAGGTTGGTGGAATtccttgtattataaataaggatatgcatattaattctaatattttggTTGCCCTTTTCTGACTCGATCACAATAGATATGGAAAGAATCGTCTTTCCTCGCATACTCACCAATTAATGCCCaacttgtttaattttttagatatttttctATATCCTGGCCTTTCTTTTTAAGACATTCATTTGAACATGTATGGCATTCTTTTATATGCTATGTTACGGATTAGATagcttttttgtttaatttaaattggaaCGTCAATAATTATTTGGTTTAGTGACACTCAGTCTTCATTTTATTAAAGTAACTCAAAGTCCAAAATTTATAACACGTTTTGGGCTGTGGTCAAATGCAGTTTCAAATTCACAGGCAACTTATGTAGCTCCCTATAAATTTGAAACACCATTTTCTGATGTTAAACGGTATGCATGACACTGTAATTATCCCTTTTAACTATTTGCCAATACTTTTAGGTGAGATGATTACAACATCATGcattaccccaaaaaaaaaagaaaaaaaggctgTCTTTTTCAAATTGGGATTATTTGAAAAGCCACTACTTTTTTATAATCTACTATTTTGTCTCGTCTTTTGACAACAAAGTCTGAGAAAAATGTTCAAAGCAACACTTAACTTGGTAATGCTTTGGACCCTGCAAAATCAACTATATGCACTTACTATTCAGCAATTGGTAcaatattgaaaattaaagaagaagaagaccgccatatacaaataaatgtaagaagaaaaaaaaatcaagcatgaGAATTCTTACGAGTCAGGAACATGTGCCAGCATAAACAATGGAGTAAGTAAAAGATTGAATTGGTCTCAAAACAACATCCAACTTTTGACGTGTTGATTGTGGTTTCAGACTCTCTCACTGACTGctcaaattcacattttttccaGAGTCCACAttacataatttttaaatagcTTGAGTTGATGAAAGTCCAATTAATCTTTTTGTCAACGCCACAAATTCCTAATTCAACCATCTCTTATCCCCAGCTACTGCGCATATACATATATCCATAGTTCAACtctcaattttttcatttttattttcaatttgaaagaaaaaaaaaatgaaaggacTCATTATGTCATTTACTACATGCTCAGTTGTAATCTTAAATTTTGGATACTAAGCTAAATGATACTAATGTTTTAGTTATTCTCGTTTTCATCTTGTAACGTGGTTTTATAATCAGAATCATCTATCTTTTAGGCCATCCTTTTATAGatctacaaaaaataaactaaatcGAAAATTATTTTAGTCATCTAATTGTTATCAaataaatggacaaccctagTATTTTGGTTAAACACTAAACTATCACACTGTAAAAGAAATGGCTTATCTATTTCCAATTTTGGTCAACATTTTTGCACGATTAATTCTTATAATGACCTAAAAAATGAACGGTCGTTATCATCATACAATATTgcacaataaaaataagaagaaaaaaagtataggGAATACGGAGCTCGCATTCCTCGTTTTTATATTTACTCTCACCATAAATCTGAATTATTTCTAACTCTAATATCATCTGCCGACCTTAAGGtcttcaaaatttgaagagCCTGCGcctataatattataatgttgTTCCTGCAAAGTGAACACATTGCTTACCAGGCAACGTATGAAAATGTTTCGACGTTGAAAGGTGATTCCATTTGGGTGGCACCAAACTCTGCGTCACTGAGGACCGAAACTTTtaataatcttttgtaatgcAAAACATTCTATGACACGAGGTCTTAGGACCAAAACCCATTCAACCATTTTGGCCTAAAGAGGAGCAAATCTCAAAGTTCGACCAACTTTTTACTTCCCTCTGTCTGCATTTTCCTTTCCGTTGGGCTGACTTATTGCTTTTTCAACATGTTCATATgaaccaaaaaagtcaaacatatcaaaaaattgaaatagtaTATTGACAAAACAAAGGCAACCAAAAGATAATTTTAACTTCATTTCGAAAACGAGTATAAAGTATGGGCTTATTGCACTTCACAATGTGAATTTGTGAAAGCAAAACTTATAAGATATTCAACTTGAAATGCA
Proteins encoded in this window:
- the LOC18767852 gene encoding uncharacterized protein LOC18767852; translated protein: MAAARFLFSFMLASLLALASLHGAHAVHYAVVNRAPNTPGGMRFKNKLGVNYTQQKMGNATNFIWNLFNETTPADRKNVKNVSLFVDNIPGTAHVINNEIHVGAKYIESIPGDIKTEFSGVLYHEMTHIWQSHANHQAPNGLIEGIADFVRLKANYVPHSWAKPGEGLSWKQGSSVTARFLDYCNGLHQQQGFVAQLNKKMRDGYSDSFFHELLGKTVDQLWTDYKAKFAN